Genomic segment of Iocasia fonsfrigidae:
TTGTACTACCATATCTTTGTATTTGGTATATTAATGATTCTAAATCATTCACTTCTTTAAAAATTGCATATACAACCATAGAATAAGACCCTGTTACATGATGGCAGCTTATTACGTTGGAATGGTTTTTAATTAACTCCATAAATTCTTTTCGTTTATCAATATCTATAGAAACATTGATTAAAGCACGGATGTTTTTGCCTAATTTAGCAGGGTCTATAATTGCAGTATAGCCTTTAATTACTTTACTGGTCTCTAATTTTTTAATTCTTTCTGAGACAGCAGGGGCAGTTAATCCTACTTGCTTACCAAGGTCTTTCATAGATATACGGGCATTTTCCTGTAAAATTTTTAAAATTTCATAGTCTATCGAATCCAAGAGAACTTCCTCCCCTATATTTAAATTAATTATATAAAGAAATATACTTATACAATTAATTATAACATATAGTATAAAAAATATAAATAATATATTTTAAAGGAATTATCTAATACACTTAATTTTATAAATACTAATTTGAATATAAAAACTCGCTAA
This window contains:
- a CDS encoding Lrp/AsnC family transcriptional regulator, with protein sequence MDSIDYEILKILQENARISMKDLGKQVGLTAPAVSERIKKLETSKVIKGYTAIIDPAKLGKNIRALINVSIDIDKRKEFMELIKNHSNVISCHHVTGSYSMVVYAIFKEVNDLESLIYQIQRYGSTNTLIILSNQIKRRTIL